Proteins encoded within one genomic window of uncultured Draconibacterium sp.:
- a CDS encoding alpha-isopropylmalate synthase regulatory domain-containing protein, producing the protein MTGKAVEISGKHLTIMDTTLRDGEQTSGVSFSEREKLSVAKVLLEDVKVDRIEIASARVSEGEFKGTQKVMEWAAQKGHLEKIEVLGFVDGKISLEWIAKAGGKVINLLCKGSYKHVTEQLRKTPEQHVSDIKQVINYASEMGIKVNIYLEDWSNGMRSSKDYVHFMISSLKDEKVERFMLPDTLGILDPDETYDFCHEMLASFPDVEFDFHAHNDYDLAIANVFHAMKAGIRCVHTTVNGLGERAGNAPLSSVIATIKDHLKMKTRVNEAQLNKVSKLVESFSGIRIPTNKPLIGEFVFTQCSGIHADGDSKNNLYFNDLLPERFGRTRQYALGKTSGKANIKKNLEELGIELDKDSLKKVTDKVIELADQKETITSDELPYIVADVLENELFEQRVKVVNYSISYTMGLRPMANVSLEIDGKIYEEYSDGDGQYDAFVKALRKIYERLDKIFPMLVDYVVTIPPGGNTNALVETVITWRNDHEFKTKGLHPDQNAAAILATTRMLNVIENEFNPTKLEELKNEK; encoded by the coding sequence ATGACAGGCAAAGCAGTAGAAATTTCAGGTAAGCACCTGACCATTATGGATACTACCCTGCGCGATGGTGAACAAACTTCGGGAGTTTCGTTCAGCGAGAGGGAAAAACTTAGTGTAGCCAAGGTGCTGCTTGAGGATGTGAAGGTAGACCGCATTGAAATTGCCTCGGCACGGGTGTCGGAAGGAGAATTCAAAGGTACCCAAAAGGTAATGGAATGGGCGGCACAGAAAGGTCACCTCGAGAAAATTGAGGTACTCGGATTTGTTGATGGAAAAATTTCGCTGGAATGGATTGCCAAAGCAGGTGGAAAGGTGATTAACCTTCTGTGCAAAGGATCGTATAAGCACGTTACCGAACAGCTGCGAAAAACGCCGGAACAGCATGTGTCCGATATCAAACAAGTGATAAACTATGCCTCTGAAATGGGAATTAAGGTAAACATTTACCTTGAAGACTGGTCGAACGGCATGCGCAGCTCGAAAGACTACGTTCACTTTATGATATCGAGCCTGAAAGACGAAAAGGTGGAGCGTTTTATGCTTCCCGATACGCTGGGAATCCTTGATCCGGACGAGACTTACGATTTCTGCCATGAAATGCTCGCAAGCTTCCCTGATGTTGAATTCGATTTTCATGCGCACAACGATTACGATTTGGCCATTGCCAATGTTTTTCATGCAATGAAAGCCGGAATCCGCTGTGTACACACCACCGTAAACGGACTGGGTGAAAGAGCCGGCAATGCTCCCCTATCGAGTGTTATAGCAACCATAAAAGATCACCTGAAAATGAAAACGCGGGTGAACGAAGCCCAGTTAAATAAAGTTTCGAAACTGGTTGAGTCATTTTCAGGTATTCGTATTCCAACCAACAAACCGTTGATTGGTGAATTTGTGTTTACGCAATGTAGCGGAATCCATGCAGATGGCGACAGTAAAAACAACCTGTATTTTAACGACTTGCTACCGGAACGTTTTGGCCGCACACGCCAGTACGCTTTGGGAAAAACTTCGGGCAAGGCCAATATCAAAAAGAACCTGGAAGAGCTTGGAATTGAGTTGGACAAGGATTCGTTGAAAAAAGTTACGGATAAGGTTATTGAACTGGCCGACCAGAAAGAAACCATCACTAGCGACGAACTTCCGTACATTGTTGCCGATGTGCTGGAAAATGAACTTTTTGAGCAGCGTGTAAAAGTGGTGAATTACTCGATAAGTTACACCATGGGATTGCGCCCGATGGCCAATGTTTCGCTTGAAATTGACGGAAAAATTTACGAGGAATACAGCGATGGCGACGGACAATACGATGCATTTGTAAAGGCTTTGCGAAAAATCTACGAACGCCTCGACAAAATATTCCCAATGCTGGTTGATTATGTGGTAACTATTCCTCCGGGAGGAAACACCAATGCCCTGGTTGAAACGGTTATTACCTGGCGCAACGATCACGAATTTAAAACCAAAGGTCTGCATCCTGACCAGAATGCTGCGGCAATTTTGGCAACAACCCGAATGTTGAACGTGATTGAAAATGAGTTCAATCCTACAAAACTGGAAGAATTAAAAAACGAAAAATAA
- the leuD gene encoding 3-isopropylmalate dehydratase small subunit — translation MAYDKFSIINTSAVPLPFENVDTDQIIPARFLKAVERKGFGDNLFRDWRYENDGSPKTDFPLNNSKYSGKILVGGKNFGSGSSREHAAWAIYDYGFRVVVSSFFADIFKGNALNNGLLPVVVSPEFLEKIFVQIEKDADSTFEVDLPNQKFTITATGESTDFEINPYKKHCLQNGLDDIDYLVEMKEQIAKFEQA, via the coding sequence ATGGCATACGATAAATTTTCAATAATAAATACTTCGGCAGTACCTCTGCCATTCGAAAATGTAGATACCGACCAGATTATTCCTGCACGTTTCCTGAAAGCAGTGGAACGTAAAGGATTTGGCGACAACCTTTTCCGCGACTGGCGGTATGAAAACGATGGAAGTCCGAAAACTGATTTCCCGTTAAACAACAGCAAATATTCAGGTAAAATCCTTGTAGGAGGAAAGAACTTCGGTAGCGGATCAAGCCGCGAACACGCCGCATGGGCCATCTACGATTATGGTTTCCGTGTAGTGGTTTCAAGCTTTTTCGCCGACATCTTTAAAGGAAATGCTTTGAACAACGGACTATTACCGGTTGTTGTTTCACCAGAGTTCCTTGAGAAAATCTTTGTTCAGATAGAAAAAGATGCAGATTCAACTTTTGAAGTCGATCTACCAAATCAGAAATTCACCATAACAGCTACTGGTGAGTCGACTGATTTCGAGATCAATCCATACAAAAAACACTGTTTACAAAACGGATTGGATGATATCGACTACCTCGTTGAAATGAAGGAGCAGATAGCAAAATTTGAACAGGCTTAG
- a CDS encoding four helix bundle protein: protein MSTSNLAEFKENMKLRTKNFAHDCVKFSLDLPKNTLGKHIRGQLIRCSTSVAANYRASCVAQTVPMIISKLSISIEEADESEFWLEFAVDEKLAIKETAGKIIQEAHEIASILIKSRQTLQNR, encoded by the coding sequence ATGTCGACAAGTAATTTGGCAGAATTTAAAGAGAACATGAAGCTTCGAACAAAGAACTTTGCTCACGATTGTGTTAAGTTTTCTCTGGATTTGCCTAAAAATACGCTTGGAAAACACATTCGGGGACAATTGATTCGCTGTTCTACTTCTGTTGCGGCAAATTACAGGGCCTCTTGTGTTGCGCAAACTGTTCCAATGATTATTTCTAAACTGAGTATATCAATTGAAGAAGCCGACGAAAGTGAATTCTGGTTAGAATTTGCTGTTGATGAAAAATTAGCGATAAAAGAGACTGCTGGAAAAATAATTCAGGAGGCTCATGAAATAGCTTCAATACTCATCAAATCTCGTCAGACACTTCAAAACCGATAA
- the leuC gene encoding 3-isopropylmalate dehydratase large subunit, with product MTAKTLFDKIWDAHVVKQVEGGPNVLYIDRHFIHEVTSPVAFLGLKNRGLKVYRPDQTTATPDHNVPTINQHMSIKDELSRNQVDMLKKNCDENGIVYHGLGTEGHGVVHIIGPEMGLTQPGMTIVCGDSHTSTHGAFGAIAFGIGTSEVEMVLASQCIMQPKPKKMRITVNGTLDKGVTAKDIALYIISKISTSGGTGHFIEYAGSAITSLTMEGRMTLCNLSIESGARGGMIAPDETTFNYVKGRQFAPKGEDWDKAMEKWAELKSDEDAVFDTEYTFDAADIEPMITYGTNPGMGIGVSQTIPTSEGLSGTDRTTYQKSLQYMGYNEGDSMKGKPVDFVFLGSCTNGRIEDFREFAAFVKGKKKADNVTAWLVPGSKAVQNQIEAEGLVPILEEAGFELRQPGCSACLAMNDDKIPMGKYSVSTSNRNFEGRQGPGARTLLASPLTAAAAAVSGVIADPRDLME from the coding sequence ATGACAGCAAAAACATTATTTGATAAGATTTGGGATGCACACGTGGTGAAACAGGTCGAAGGCGGCCCAAATGTATTGTATATCGACCGTCACTTTATTCACGAAGTAACGAGTCCGGTTGCCTTCTTAGGGTTGAAAAACCGCGGATTGAAAGTTTATCGTCCGGATCAGACCACAGCTACTCCCGACCATAACGTTCCAACAATTAACCAGCACATGTCGATTAAAGACGAGCTTTCGCGCAACCAGGTTGACATGCTGAAAAAGAACTGCGATGAAAACGGAATCGTTTACCACGGTTTAGGAACAGAAGGACACGGTGTGGTACACATTATCGGCCCCGAAATGGGTTTAACCCAACCGGGAATGACCATTGTTTGTGGCGACAGTCACACTTCTACTCACGGAGCTTTTGGTGCCATTGCATTTGGTATTGGTACCAGCGAGGTGGAAATGGTTTTGGCCAGCCAGTGTATTATGCAGCCGAAACCGAAAAAAATGCGCATTACCGTTAACGGTACTCTGGATAAAGGTGTAACAGCAAAAGATATCGCATTGTACATCATTTCTAAAATTTCTACCAGTGGTGGTACCGGTCACTTTATCGAATATGCAGGTTCGGCAATCACCAGCCTTACAATGGAAGGCCGTATGACGCTTTGTAACCTAAGTATTGAAAGTGGTGCACGTGGCGGTATGATCGCTCCGGATGAAACAACTTTCAATTACGTAAAAGGCCGTCAATTTGCACCAAAAGGTGAAGATTGGGATAAAGCCATGGAAAAATGGGCAGAGCTAAAATCAGACGAAGATGCAGTTTTCGATACTGAATATACTTTTGATGCTGCTGATATCGAGCCGATGATCACCTACGGAACAAACCCAGGAATGGGAATTGGAGTTTCGCAAACTATTCCAACGTCAGAAGGTCTATCAGGAACAGATAGAACGACTTATCAGAAATCGTTGCAATACATGGGATACAACGAAGGTGATTCCATGAAAGGCAAACCTGTTGATTTTGTGTTCCTTGGAAGCTGTACAAACGGTAGAATTGAAGACTTCCGCGAATTTGCTGCTTTTGTAAAAGGAAAGAAGAAAGCGGATAACGTAACTGCATGGTTGGTACCGGGATCAAAAGCAGTGCAAAACCAAATTGAAGCAGAAGGACTTGTTCCAATTTTGGAGGAAGCAGGTTTTGAATTGCGTCAACCGGGATGTTCAGCATGTTTGGCTATGAACGACGATAAGATACCGATGGGTAAATATTCTGTTTCAACGTCGAACAGAAACTTTGAAGGCCGCCAGGGACCAGGTGCCCGCACATTGTTGGCCAGCCCGCTTACAGCAGCAGCAGCAGCAGTATCTGGTGTAATTGCTGACCCGAGAGACTTGATGGAATAG
- a CDS encoding 2-isopropylmalate synthase, translated as MSDRLYIFDTTLRDGEQVPGCQLNTVEKIEVAKALQELGVDVIEAGFPISSPGDFESVVEISKAVTWPTITALTRAVQKDIDVAAESLKYAKKGRIHTGIGTSDFHIYHKLNSNPDAIIERGVEAVKYAKKYVEDVEFYAEDAGRTENEYLARVIEAVIKAGATVVNIPDTTGYTLPHEFGAKIKYLMDNVPNIHKAIISTHCHNDLGMATANTISGILNGARQAEVTINGIGERAGNTSLEEVVMTLKTHYKSLGIETGVNTKKIFGTSRLVSTLMNMPVQPNKAVVGRNAFAHSSGIHQDGVLKNRENYEIMDPTDVGINESAILLTARSGRAALKHRLEMLGFELDKEKLDEVYEEFLNLADKKKDIRDDDIALLVGDATRKEHRIKLEYLQVVTGKSLKPMATVILNISGEKFDATSDGNGPVDAAIKAVKKIIHRQVIIEEFLVQAITRGSDDIGKVHMQVEYDDSIYHGFGAHTDIITASVEAFLDAINKLPAAV; from the coding sequence ATGAGCGACAGACTTTACATTTTCGACACAACTTTGAGGGACGGAGAACAGGTCCCCGGTTGTCAGTTGAACACGGTAGAAAAGATTGAAGTTGCCAAAGCATTGCAAGAATTGGGAGTTGATGTAATTGAAGCAGGATTCCCTATTTCGAGCCCCGGCGATTTTGAATCGGTAGTAGAGATTTCGAAAGCGGTTACATGGCCAACAATTACAGCCTTAACACGCGCAGTACAAAAAGATATTGATGTTGCAGCCGAATCACTCAAATACGCAAAAAAAGGTCGTATCCACACTGGTATCGGAACATCAGATTTTCATATTTACCACAAACTCAACTCAAATCCCGATGCAATTATCGAGCGTGGTGTTGAGGCAGTGAAATACGCTAAAAAATACGTTGAAGATGTAGAGTTTTATGCCGAGGATGCCGGCCGTACCGAGAACGAGTACCTGGCCCGCGTTATCGAGGCAGTGATTAAAGCCGGTGCTACGGTTGTAAACATTCCGGATACTACAGGTTATACATTGCCACACGAATTTGGTGCAAAAATTAAATACCTGATGGATAATGTGCCAAACATTCATAAAGCTATTATCTCAACCCACTGTCATAACGACTTGGGAATGGCAACTGCTAACACTATTTCAGGAATCCTAAATGGTGCCCGCCAGGCAGAAGTTACCATTAACGGTATTGGCGAACGCGCCGGTAACACTTCGTTAGAAGAAGTGGTAATGACATTGAAAACGCATTACAAATCACTGGGAATTGAAACCGGTGTAAATACCAAGAAGATTTTTGGAACAAGCCGCCTGGTTTCAACTTTAATGAACATGCCGGTTCAGCCAAACAAAGCGGTTGTTGGACGTAATGCTTTCGCGCACTCGTCGGGAATTCACCAGGATGGCGTGTTGAAAAACCGCGAAAACTACGAGATTATGGACCCAACCGATGTGGGCATCAACGAATCGGCAATTTTATTGACTGCCCGCAGTGGCCGCGCCGCATTGAAACACCGTTTGGAAATGTTAGGCTTTGAGCTGGATAAAGAAAAACTGGACGAGGTTTATGAAGAGTTTCTGAATCTTGCCGACAAGAAAAAAGACATCCGTGATGACGATATCGCATTGTTGGTTGGCGATGCAACTCGCAAAGAGCACCGCATTAAACTGGAATACCTGCAAGTGGTTACCGGTAAGAGCTTAAAACCAATGGCTACGGTTATTTTGAATATTTCAGGCGAGAAATTCGATGCCACATCTGATGGAAATGGTCCGGTTGACGCAGCTATTAAAGCGGTTAAAAAGATCATTCATCGCCAGGTAATCATTGAAGAATTCCTTGTTCAGGCGATTACACGCGGAAGCGATGATATTGGAAAAGTTCATATGCAGGTAGAATATGATGATTCGATCTACCATGGATTTGGTGCACATACCGATATTATTACAGCTTCGGTAGAGGCCTTTTTGGATGCCATTAATAAATTGCCGGCAGCAGTGTAA